One genomic segment of Candidatus Anaeroferrophillus wilburensis includes these proteins:
- a CDS encoding 2-oxoacid:acceptor oxidoreductase family protein — translation MIEVRVHGRGGQGGVTSAEMLAIAAINEGKYAQAFPSFGPERRGAPVVAFARVSETKIRNRTKVYAPDIVVVLDPSVLKIVDVEEGLKRDGLLVINSGKTIEDLRREFGFKTAMAQVDASSIAMEELGLPITNTTMLGALIKGWEIIPVEALVAPLEARFGRIAPRNIKAMMRAYEETIVAGKE, via the coding sequence ATGATTGAAGTCAGAGTTCACGGAAGAGGCGGGCAGGGCGGAGTAACATCGGCGGAAATGCTGGCCATAGCTGCCATCAACGAAGGGAAATATGCCCAGGCATTTCCCAGTTTTGGGCCAGAGCGGCGGGGGGCGCCGGTTGTTGCCTTTGCCCGGGTAAGCGAAACAAAAATTCGCAATCGCACCAAGGTTTATGCCCCTGATATCGTTGTTGTCCTTGACCCTTCCGTCCTCAAAATAGTCGATGTTGAAGAAGGGCTCAAAAGGGATGGTCTGCTGGTGATAAACAGCGGCAAAACCATTGAAGATCTACGGCGGGAATTCGGTTTTAAGACGGCCATGGCCCAGGTGGATGCCTCCAGCATAGCGATGGAGGAGCTTGGCCTGCCGATTACCAATACCACCATGCTGGGGGCCCTGATAAAGGGCTGGGAGATTATTCCGGTGGAAGCCCTGGTTGCTCCTTTGGAAGCCCGGTTTGGCCGCATTGCCCCTCGTAATATAAAGGCCATGATGCGGGCCTACGAAGAAACGATCGTGGCAGGAAAGGAGTAG
- the recR gene encoding recombination protein RecR gives MYEYPEALRKLVEQLMKLPGVGRKTADRLAFHVVHMARHDALQLSEAIRDVKNQLTLCSECQNLTDVDPCPLCSRAGRNAEQLCVVEFPADVSAIEKSGAFTGRYFVLHGTVAPLQGVGPEDLRLDILKSLVIHRRIQEVIVSTNLTVEGNATAACIADLLRPLNVQITRPACGLPVGADFEYMDPVTIEKSILGRCRL, from the coding sequence ATGTACGAATATCCCGAAGCACTCAGAAAGCTGGTTGAGCAGTTGATGAAACTGCCGGGTGTGGGCAGAAAAACCGCTGACCGGCTGGCGTTTCATGTGGTCCATATGGCCAGACATGATGCTTTGCAGCTGTCCGAGGCTATCCGTGACGTGAAAAACCAGCTAACCCTGTGTTCGGAGTGCCAGAACTTAACCGACGTTGATCCGTGCCCCCTCTGTTCCCGCGCCGGCCGCAATGCAGAGCAGCTGTGTGTCGTGGAGTTCCCTGCCGATGTGAGTGCCATTGAAAAATCAGGGGCATTTACCGGCCGATATTTTGTTCTTCATGGAACCGTGGCGCCTCTCCAGGGCGTTGGGCCGGAGGACCTGCGGCTCGACATCCTGAAAAGTCTGGTTATTCACCGACGAATTCAAGAGGTCATTGTCTCAACCAACCTTACCGTTGAGGGTAATGCCACTGCAGCCTGCATCGCTGATCTTCTGCGGCCTCTCAATGTTCAGATAACCCGGCCTGCCTGCGGTTTACCGGTGGGGGCGGATTTTGAATATATGGATCCGGTGACCATTGAAAAATCGATTCTTGGGCGTTGCAGATTATAG
- the mce gene encoding methylmalonyl-CoA epimerase, whose product MLEKIDHIGIAVHDIEESSRFYRDMLGLEAHGVEEVPSQKVKVAFFKIGETNIELVMPTSEDSPVAKFLATKGEGIHHVCYASSNIEEDVQSLMEKGTRMIDESPRPGAHGARVAFIHPKSSRGVLTEISQK is encoded by the coding sequence ATGTTGGAGAAAATTGATCATATAGGTATTGCTGTCCATGATATCGAAGAAAGCTCCCGATTTTATCGTGATATGCTGGGACTCGAAGCCCATGGCGTGGAGGAGGTTCCTTCCCAGAAGGTAAAAGTTGCTTTTTTCAAAATTGGCGAGACCAATATTGAGTTGGTGATGCCAACCAGTGAAGACTCGCCGGTGGCCAAGTTTTTAGCCACTAAAGGGGAAGGGATTCATCATGTCTGTTATGCCAGCAGTAATATCGAAGAGGATGTCCAGAGTCTGATGGAGAAAGGAACACGGATGATTGATGAGTCGCCCCGCCCCGGTGCCCACGGTGCCCGGGTTGCGTTTATCCATCCTAAAAGTTCCCGCGGGGTGCTGACGGAGATATCGCAGAAGTAG
- the meaB gene encoding methylmalonyl Co-A mutase-associated GTPase MeaB, translating into MDTIITGLLAGNIRSLAKAITIVENDRPGKKELLRALFPKTGNAFLIGITGPPGAGKSTLTDKLITQLRSQGKSVGVIAVDPSSPFSGGAILGDRIRMQQHALDEGVFIRSMATRSHLGGLAKTTVDVIHLLDAAGKDVIIVETVGVGQDEVDIVKIAHTTVVVMVPGLGDAIQIAKAGVMEIADIFAVNKADREGSAKLVNELRAMLDMATGDWKPTIHQTVARDDVGIGELLAGIYAHREYVQQAGLDEEKFRSNVQQELRTYLMDGIVDLAASFPGFGQLVDDVCRKELTPLEGAEKLFSEMGVSCCWQKTGGDDVGEN; encoded by the coding sequence TTGGATACCATTATTACAGGTCTCTTGGCCGGCAATATCCGGTCGCTGGCTAAAGCGATAACCATTGTTGAAAATGACCGGCCCGGGAAAAAGGAGCTGCTCAGGGCTTTGTTTCCGAAAACCGGCAATGCTTTTCTCATTGGTATTACCGGTCCTCCAGGAGCTGGAAAAAGTACGCTTACCGACAAATTGATTACCCAGCTGCGCAGCCAGGGAAAATCCGTGGGGGTGATTGCCGTTGATCCTTCAAGTCCCTTTTCCGGCGGCGCCATTCTGGGAGATCGGATTCGTATGCAGCAGCATGCCCTTGACGAAGGGGTGTTTATCCGTAGCATGGCAACTAGAAGCCACCTGGGCGGCTTGGCAAAGACAACGGTGGATGTGATCCACCTGCTTGACGCTGCCGGCAAAGATGTTATTATTGTCGAAACAGTGGGCGTTGGTCAGGATGAGGTTGATATTGTCAAAATAGCCCATACCACCGTGGTGGTTATGGTCCCCGGCCTTGGGGATGCCATTCAGATTGCCAAAGCCGGAGTGATGGAAATTGCCGATATCTTTGCAGTGAATAAAGCCGATCGCGAGGGTTCGGCAAAGCTGGTCAATGAGTTGCGGGCCATGCTGGATATGGCAACCGGCGACTGGAAGCCGACCATCCATCAGACGGTTGCCAGAGATGATGTGGGCATCGGGGAGCTGTTGGCAGGCATCTATGCCCACCGCGAGTATGTCCAGCAGGCTGGTTTGGACGAGGAAAAATTCAGAAGCAATGTCCAGCAGGAATTGAGAACCTATCTGATGGACGGGATTGTCGATCTGGCTGCCTCTTTTCCGGGCTTTGGGCAGTTGGTCGACGACGTGTGCCGCAAGGAGTTGACTCCGCTGGAGGGGGCGGAGAAGCTGTTTAGTGAAATGGGTGTCAGTTGCTGCTGGCAGAAAACAGGGGGAGATGATGTTGGAGAAAATTGA
- a CDS encoding cobalamin B12-binding domain-containing protein translates to MMAKRIKVLVAKPGLDGHDRGARVVARALRDAGMEVIYTGIRQTPEQIVATAIQEDVDAVGLSCLSGAHNNLFPKVVQLLKDKGAADILVFGGGIIPDADIPGLKAAGVREIFRPGSSTEETIKFIHEYVQV, encoded by the coding sequence ATGATGGCTAAACGGATAAAAGTATTGGTTGCCAAACCTGGTCTTGACGGGCATGATCGCGGTGCCAGAGTGGTTGCCCGAGCGCTCAGGGATGCCGGCATGGAAGTTATCTATACCGGTATTCGCCAAACCCCTGAACAGATTGTTGCGACGGCAATTCAGGAAGATGTTGACGCGGTGGGACTCAGCTGCCTGTCTGGAGCTCATAACAACCTGTTTCCCAAGGTTGTCCAGCTTCTTAAGGACAAGGGGGCGGCCGACATTTTGGTTTTTGGCGGCGGCATCATTCCTGATGCTGACATCCCGGGGTTGAAAGCGGCCGGTGTTAGGGAGATTTTCCGGCCCGGATCCTCCACCGAGGAGACGATCAAGTTTATTCATGAGTATGTGCAGGTCTAG